A window of the Streptomyces sp. NBC_00250 genome harbors these coding sequences:
- a CDS encoding alpha/beta hydrolase: protein MSIRIRAAVLAVTGLLVAGCTSAGDGSPAAEPGTAPPTTDAKPSATAAGSSATAVPPLPASLTGQRPDWKRCAAPDDGGGEQPGAEWRCATVKVPLDHTKPEGATIPIALIRKEAGREGERIGSLLFNFGGPGASGVDILPRAAEEYGTLGERYDLVGFDPRGVNRSSGVVCRTDAEQATAEATIDLTPDSDAEEAAYLKDNAAFGAGCARRSGTVLPYTTTSATARDLDLIRQVLGDAKLHYFGISYGTQLGGTYAHLFPKNVGRFVLDAVVDPTADAAGHARHQTIGFQRALDNYLKSTGQDPKAGTERISRLLRKLDRAPLTVGERRLTEGLALTGIAVTLYGQSNWPLLTAALADAEGGRGGALLELADHYNDRDASGHYATQSHSQRSISCADSSARPTAAEAKALIPEFRRLSPVFGAFLAWDTAGWCAEWPVKGERATPEASAPGAAPVLVVGTTGDPATPYEGAEKMAKELGTGVGVLVTNEGEGHGAYGTSSCVTATIDAYLLDGKVPAYGKTCSSGTARSGA from the coding sequence ATGTCCATACGGATACGGGCGGCGGTCCTGGCCGTCACCGGACTGCTGGTCGCGGGCTGCACGAGCGCGGGCGACGGCTCGCCGGCCGCCGAGCCCGGCACGGCCCCGCCGACCACCGACGCCAAGCCCTCGGCCACCGCCGCCGGGTCCTCGGCCACCGCCGTTCCCCCGCTGCCCGCCTCGCTCACCGGTCAGCGCCCCGACTGGAAGCGCTGCGCGGCCCCCGATGACGGCGGCGGGGAGCAGCCCGGTGCGGAGTGGCGCTGCGCCACCGTCAAGGTGCCGCTCGACCACACGAAGCCCGAGGGCGCGACGATTCCGATCGCGTTGATCCGCAAGGAGGCCGGCCGCGAGGGCGAGCGCATCGGCTCGCTGCTCTTCAACTTCGGCGGCCCCGGAGCCTCCGGAGTCGACATCCTGCCCCGGGCGGCGGAGGAGTACGGGACGCTCGGCGAGCGCTACGACCTGGTGGGCTTCGACCCGCGCGGAGTGAACCGCAGCTCCGGGGTGGTCTGCCGGACCGACGCCGAACAGGCCACCGCCGAGGCCACGATCGACCTCACCCCGGACTCGGACGCCGAGGAGGCCGCGTACCTCAAGGACAACGCGGCCTTCGGCGCCGGATGCGCCCGGCGCTCGGGCACGGTCCTCCCGTACACCACGACCAGCGCCACCGCCCGCGACCTGGACCTGATCCGGCAGGTGCTCGGGGACGCGAAGCTCCACTACTTCGGCATCTCGTACGGGACGCAGCTGGGCGGCACGTACGCCCATCTCTTCCCGAAGAACGTGGGCAGGTTCGTCCTCGACGCCGTCGTCGACCCGACCGCCGACGCCGCCGGGCACGCCCGTCACCAGACGATCGGTTTCCAGCGGGCCCTGGACAACTACCTGAAGAGCACCGGCCAGGACCCGAAGGCCGGGACCGAGCGGATCTCCCGCCTGCTGCGGAAGCTCGACCGTGCTCCGCTGACCGTCGGCGAACGGCGGCTCACCGAGGGCCTGGCGCTCACCGGCATCGCGGTGACGCTGTACGGACAGTCCAACTGGCCGCTCCTGACGGCGGCCCTGGCGGACGCCGAGGGCGGTCGCGGCGGCGCCCTGCTCGAACTCGCCGACCACTACAACGACCGTGACGCGAGCGGCCACTACGCCACTCAGTCGCACTCCCAGCGATCGATCTCCTGCGCCGACTCCAGCGCGCGGCCGACCGCGGCGGAGGCGAAGGCGCTGATCCCCGAATTCCGGCGTCTCTCCCCCGTGTTCGGCGCGTTCCTCGCCTGGGACACGGCCGGCTGGTGCGCCGAGTGGCCGGTGAAGGGCGAGCGGGCGACACCGGAGGCGAGCGCCCCGGGCGCCGCCCCGGTCCTCGTCGTCGGCACGACCGGCGACCCCGCGACCCCGTACGAGGGCGCGGAGAAGATGGCGAAGGAACTCGGCACGGGTGTCGGCGTCCTGGTCACCAACGAGGGCGAGGGCCACGGCGCGTACGGCACGTCGTCGTGCGTGACGGCGACGATCGACGCGTACCTCCTGGACGGCAAGGTCCCCGCGTACGGCAAGACCTGCTCCAGCGGGACGGCTCGCAGCGGGGCGTGA
- the moeZ gene encoding adenylyltransferase/sulfurtransferase MoeZ, with product MSLPPLVEPAAELTVDEVRRYSRHLIIPDVGMDGQKRLKNAKVLCVGAGGLGSPALMYLAAAGVGTLGIVEFDEVDESNLQRQIIHSQADIGRSKAASARDSVLGINPYVNVILHEERLEAENVMDIFSQYDLIVDGTDNFATRYLVNDACVLLNKPYVWGSIYRFDGQASVFWSEYGPCYRCLYPEPPPPGMVPSCAEGGVLGVLCASIGSIQVTEAIKVLAGVGDPLVGRLMIYDALEMQYRQVKVRKDPNCAVCGENPTVTELIDYEAFCGVVSEEAQEAALGSTITPKQLKEWIDDGENIDIIDVREPNEYEIVSIPGARLIPKNEFLMGTALQDLPQDKRIVLHCKTGVRSAEVLAVLKSAGFADAVHVGGGVIGWVHQIEPEKPVY from the coding sequence GAGCTCACCGTAGACGAGGTCCGCAGGTACTCCCGCCACCTGATCATCCCGGACGTCGGGATGGACGGGCAGAAGCGGCTGAAGAACGCCAAGGTGCTGTGTGTCGGCGCCGGTGGCCTCGGCTCGCCGGCGCTGATGTACCTGGCCGCCGCCGGCGTGGGCACGCTCGGCATCGTGGAGTTCGACGAGGTCGACGAGTCGAACCTCCAGCGCCAGATCATCCACAGCCAGGCCGACATCGGCCGCTCCAAGGCCGCCTCGGCGCGCGACAGCGTGCTCGGCATCAACCCGTACGTGAACGTGATCCTCCACGAAGAGCGGCTCGAAGCCGAGAACGTGATGGACATCTTCAGCCAGTACGACCTGATCGTCGACGGCACGGACAACTTCGCCACCCGTTACCTGGTGAACGACGCCTGCGTGCTGCTGAACAAGCCGTACGTCTGGGGTTCGATCTACCGCTTCGACGGCCAGGCGTCCGTGTTCTGGTCCGAGTACGGCCCCTGCTACCGCTGCCTCTACCCGGAGCCCCCGCCGCCGGGCATGGTCCCGTCCTGCGCCGAGGGCGGCGTCCTGGGCGTGCTGTGCGCGTCCATCGGCTCCATCCAGGTCACCGAGGCCATCAAGGTCCTGGCCGGCGTGGGCGACCCGCTGGTCGGCCGCCTGATGATCTACGACGCCCTGGAGATGCAGTACCGCCAGGTCAAGGTCCGCAAGGACCCGAACTGCGCGGTCTGCGGCGAGAACCCGACCGTCACCGAGCTCATCGACTACGAGGCCTTCTGCGGCGTCGTGTCCGAGGAGGCCCAGGAGGCGGCGCTCGGCTCCACGATCACTCCGAAGCAGCTCAAGGAGTGGATCGACGACGGCGAGAACATCGACATCATCGACGTCCGCGAGCCGAACGAGTACGAGATCGTCTCGATCCCGGGCGCGCGTCTGATCCCGAAGAACGAGTTCCTGATGGGCACCGCCCTCCAGGACCTCCCGCAGGACAAGCGCATCGTCCTGCACTGCAAGACGGGCGTCCGCAGTGCGGAGGTCCTCGCGGTGCTGAAGTCCGCGGGCTTCGCCGACGCGGTGCACGTCGGCGGCGGCGTGATCGGCTGGGTCCACCAGATCGAGCCCGAGAAGCCGGTCTACTAG